The following are encoded in a window of Brevibacillus sp. DP1.3A genomic DNA:
- a CDS encoding ABC transporter substrate-binding protein: MKQQKLRMYKPVSAFFSLLLRIIINYNDRIHIGKWGVMATMMRKELMILWNHASVKVLDVRHQIVQPGEKITAYQLPASVFLFTVRGRAVVQLNDVMYPVHTFHVIHGGKGLTLNVSVTDNEWESYIIFYKAMIPLPNRQEIMNLLESRNWFLSPYSIVPQQPITLLDKLDHLRSVWNNGDEDDLRQLRAKGWFHLFVCELLDQMDEQEAGITQHDLVFLAKQYIHKHYAEPITLEAIAQTLNYSIPYLSKQFKRQTGHSPIDYLIGVRLEKAKDLLVRTDATLQEVAEGVGYTDFSYFIRAFKKHTGLTPGQFKEQALYVGEGSEYPMKRLRSDLVSLSNETYNLIVVENHSQKDRGIDVKGKMHKLMLGLALLLSACSGTTTGSSGTQHVTPVATSGTEATSQPTEQQWPRTYVDALGKEVVIPKEPKRIVVTHFGMMEYFFALETPPIASTLADRMLTTFETLKPYASTATVKDIGEVRTPNLEMMADLNPDLIVAFSGTHNEVYADLSSISPVAMINNTEDRSWTETLREYAKLIGKEQLAEDYITNLQTLMGEAREKLAKHKDKSVTFLRATGDGSTFYVLDDNDVSYAYDQETGLGLKSPGQYKLEGDVISLEGVTVLNPDYIFVVDHADRVDTTMAELNQSKVWQSLKAVKEKHVFPLDVSISTKGPLAIKYATNKVLEYMSTN, translated from the coding sequence ATGAAACAGCAGAAACTGCGTATGTACAAGCCGGTTTCTGCTTTTTTCTCATTGTTATTGAGAATTATTATCAATTATAATGACCGTATACATATTGGCAAGTGGGGAGTGATGGCAACGATGATGCGCAAAGAGCTCATGATTTTGTGGAACCATGCATCCGTGAAAGTATTGGATGTACGTCATCAAATCGTGCAGCCAGGAGAAAAAATAACGGCTTATCAGCTCCCGGCCAGCGTATTTTTGTTTACGGTTCGAGGACGAGCAGTCGTGCAGCTCAATGATGTGATGTACCCGGTCCATACTTTTCATGTGATACATGGGGGCAAAGGGCTGACTCTCAATGTAAGCGTTACGGATAACGAATGGGAATCCTACATTATTTTCTATAAAGCAATGATACCGTTGCCAAATCGTCAGGAAATCATGAATCTCCTGGAATCTCGCAACTGGTTTTTGTCTCCCTATTCTATTGTGCCGCAGCAGCCTATCACTCTGTTGGACAAGCTGGATCATCTACGGTCTGTTTGGAACAACGGGGATGAAGATGATTTGAGACAATTGCGGGCCAAAGGATGGTTCCATCTGTTTGTTTGCGAGCTACTTGATCAGATGGATGAGCAAGAAGCGGGGATTACCCAACATGATCTCGTTTTCCTTGCGAAGCAATACATTCATAAACACTATGCGGAACCGATCACGCTGGAGGCAATCGCTCAGACGTTGAATTACAGCATTCCATACTTGTCGAAGCAGTTCAAGCGTCAGACGGGTCATAGTCCGATCGATTATTTGATTGGTGTGCGACTCGAAAAGGCAAAGGACTTGTTGGTTCGTACGGATGCCACGCTTCAGGAAGTGGCGGAAGGTGTCGGGTATACGGATTTCTCCTATTTCATCAGAGCCTTCAAAAAACATACGGGTCTGACCCCAGGACAATTCAAGGAGCAAGCATTGTACGTTGGTGAAGGCTCAGAATATCCTATGAAAAGGCTAAGATCAGACCTTGTCTCCCTATCGAATGAAACATACAATCTGATTGTCGTTGAAAATCATTCTCAAAAGGATAGGGGAATAGACGTGAAAGGAAAAATGCACAAGCTCATGCTGGGGCTTGCTTTGTTACTTAGTGCATGTTCAGGTACAACAACGGGAAGTAGTGGAACGCAGCATGTTACACCTGTTGCGACTTCGGGGACAGAGGCGACGTCACAACCAACAGAGCAACAATGGCCGCGAACGTATGTGGATGCACTCGGAAAAGAAGTGGTGATTCCCAAAGAGCCGAAGCGCATCGTCGTGACTCATTTCGGGATGATGGAATACTTTTTTGCGTTGGAAACACCACCGATTGCGTCTACACTCGCTGATCGCATGCTGACTACTTTTGAAACGTTGAAGCCATACGCGAGTACAGCAACGGTAAAAGATATCGGGGAAGTGAGGACGCCGAATCTAGAGATGATGGCAGACCTGAATCCAGATTTGATTGTCGCGTTCTCCGGGACACACAACGAAGTATACGCAGATTTAAGCAGCATTTCGCCGGTAGCCATGATTAACAATACGGAGGACCGGAGCTGGACGGAAACGCTCCGCGAATACGCCAAGCTGATCGGCAAAGAGCAATTGGCCGAAGACTACATTACGAATTTGCAGACGCTAATGGGTGAAGCCAGGGAGAAATTGGCCAAGCATAAAGACAAATCCGTAACGTTTTTACGGGCGACAGGTGACGGAAGCACCTTTTATGTACTGGACGACAATGACGTTTCGTATGCGTATGACCAAGAAACTGGCTTGGGACTGAAGTCTCCGGGGCAGTACAAGCTGGAGGGCGATGTGATTTCACTGGAGGGTGTCACGGTGCTTAATCCAGATTATATTTTCGTGGTCGATCATGCGGACAGAGTGGATACAACGATGGCGGAGCTAAATCAAAGCAAAGTGTGGCAATCGTTAAAAGCCGTAAAAGAAAAGCATGTGTTCCCGCTGGATGTGTCGATCAGCACGAAAGGACCATTGGCGATCAAGTATGCGACGAATAAGGTTCTCGAATATATGTCCACCAACTAA
- a CDS encoding alpha/beta hydrolase, protein MQPIVEQFQNRKLTIYLPEGYYQSEERYAVVYLQDDGDLIDPKESDVLQKSRELTATNQLPGLLFVGIESFDRNDEYTPFVSPNIFEPESGKQFGGNASVYADFLANELKPHIDSKYRTLQDREHTGIMGFSFGGLISVFTGLRYPDVFGRVGSFSGSFWFPGIVDWIEQLTIRDTGQRLYMNLGHAEGSGRTNGQQWMVPNSKRVYQYLLQNGFQEDSIQQVIYESNFHSFDLGVQYVPEALQWLFQEE, encoded by the coding sequence ATGCAGCCTATCGTGGAGCAGTTCCAAAATCGCAAGCTCACGATCTATTTACCTGAGGGCTATTACCAAAGCGAAGAGCGTTACGCCGTTGTCTATTTGCAGGATGACGGTGATTTGATTGACCCGAAGGAAAGTGATGTTCTTCAGAAGAGTAGAGAATTAACGGCGACAAATCAATTGCCAGGCTTGCTATTTGTCGGTATCGAATCGTTCGACCGAAATGATGAGTATACGCCGTTTGTGTCGCCGAATATTTTTGAGCCGGAATCCGGCAAGCAGTTTGGTGGGAACGCTTCTGTTTATGCCGATTTTCTCGCCAATGAATTGAAGCCGCACATCGACAGTAAATACCGCACATTACAGGATCGAGAGCACACCGGGATCATGGGTTTTTCCTTTGGGGGACTCATTTCTGTCTTCACAGGGTTACGCTATCCTGATGTTTTTGGACGGGTGGGCAGCTTTTCCGGCTCCTTCTGGTTCCCGGGGATCGTAGATTGGATCGAGCAGCTCACCATTCGTGATACAGGCCAGCGCCTTTACATGAATTTGGGTCACGCGGAGGGCTCCGGTCGAACGAACGGACAGCAATGGATGGTACCGAATAGCAAGAGAGTTTATCAATATTTGCTGCAAAATGGTTTTCAGGAGGACTCAATCCAACAGGTAATTTATGAGAGCAACTTCCACTCGTTTGACTTAGGTGTGCAATACGTACCAGAAGCACTGCAATGGTTGTTCCAAGAGGAATAA
- the nadA gene encoding quinolinate synthase NadA, with protein sequence MDALALEKKAQRNAELRERLLQLKKERNAIILAHFYQRPEIQEVADFIGDSFGLAQKAKETDADVILFCGVHFMGESAKILNPQKTVIIPDERAGCPMADMVNVDGLRKLKAQHPNAKVVAYINTSADVKAETYICCTSSNAKRVIESIDSDEIIWVPDKNLGHYVSQFTDKKMIIWEGYCNTHDQLSVEDIMTLKQQHPDAVVVVHPECRPEVVSLADYVGSTTGILKYCRESSHKEFIIGTEDGTRYMLEKDSPDKTFIFASKYLVCPNMKVNNLKKCVEALENMKPEIFVPTDVADAARASLERMLAVAPA encoded by the coding sequence ATGGACGCTTTAGCGTTAGAAAAAAAAGCCCAGCGCAACGCTGAGTTACGTGAACGACTGCTACAGTTGAAGAAAGAGCGTAATGCCATCATTCTTGCTCACTTTTATCAACGTCCCGAGATTCAGGAGGTCGCTGACTTCATTGGGGATTCCTTTGGGTTGGCACAGAAAGCGAAAGAAACGGATGCCGATGTGATTTTGTTCTGTGGGGTTCACTTTATGGGAGAAAGTGCAAAAATTCTCAATCCCCAGAAGACCGTCATTATTCCCGATGAACGGGCTGGCTGTCCGATGGCGGACATGGTGAACGTAGACGGACTCCGCAAGCTCAAAGCACAGCATCCAAATGCAAAAGTAGTGGCTTACATCAATACTTCTGCGGATGTCAAAGCAGAAACTTACATCTGCTGTACGTCGTCCAACGCGAAGCGCGTGATCGAGTCGATCGACAGCGATGAGATCATTTGGGTGCCGGACAAAAACCTCGGCCACTATGTATCCCAATTCACGGACAAGAAAATGATTATTTGGGAAGGGTACTGCAATACGCATGACCAACTGTCTGTAGAAGACATCATGACGTTGAAGCAGCAGCACCCAGACGCTGTGGTTGTCGTTCATCCGGAGTGCCGCCCAGAAGTGGTATCCCTGGCTGACTACGTTGGTTCCACGACCGGAATTTTGAAATACTGCCGTGAGTCTTCGCACAAAGAGTTTATTATCGGAACGGAAGACGGCACACGCTACATGCTGGAAAAGGACAGCCCGGACAAAACGTTCATTTTCGCTTCCAAGTACCTCGTTTGCCCGAATATGAAGGTGAACAACCTGAAGAAGTGCGTCGAGGCGCTGGAGAATATGAAGCCGGAGATTTTTGTGCCAACAGATGTTGCTGATGCGGCACGTGCTTCGTTGGAGCGCATGCTTGCGGTAGCGCCTGCTTAA